From one Triticum aestivum cultivar Chinese Spring chromosome 4B, IWGSC CS RefSeq v2.1, whole genome shotgun sequence genomic stretch:
- the LOC123092065 gene encoding cilia- and flagella-associated protein 99-like, with protein sequence MCEGISHSHAGMPHFQLAGERDPLMGIMEYRNDSEFKVRLRGSNGRGDEPRRAKLRTPAKAAPAQRRGLQRQQHLCMGRNSPWARVGSSSPPLAGGSRAPARLHQRPAVDQHLVSTSGRQQSTTWARGGREEPLAWERSAGVEGRWRSRGGGGGVPGRRWRAGGRAAEAEVECRGGGGGGRR encoded by the exons ATGTGTGAGGGCATCAGTCACTCTCATGCCGGCATGCCGCACTTTCAGCTAGCAG GTGAAAGAGACCCTCTTATGGGAATAATGGAGTACAGAAATGATAGTGAGTTCAAAGTAAGGCTGAG AGGGAGTAATGGGCGAGGAGATGAACCTAGGAGAGCAAAATTGAGAACTCCAGCTAAAGCAGCTCCTGCCCAGCGGCGAGGACTTCAGCGGCAGCAGCACCTGTGCATGGGGAGGAACAGCCCTTGGGCGCGCGTAGGCAGCAGCTCGCCTCCACTAGCGGGCGGCAGCAGAGCACCAGCTCGCCTCCACCAGCGGCCGGCAGTAGATCAGCACCTCGTCTCCACCAGCGGGCGGCAGCAGAGCACCACCTGGGCGCGCGGGGGCCGGGAGGAGCCCCTGGCGTGGGAGAGGAGCGCGGGGGTGGAGGGCAGGTGGCGGAgccgcggaggcggaggtggagtgccGGGGCGGAGGTGGAGGGCGGGTGGCAGAgccgcggaggcggaggtggagtgccggggcggaggcggaggtggaagacGCTGA
- the LOC123092064 gene encoding uncharacterized protein, with protein sequence MDLPDLNYTPPAEDEDEMDEDVRDEMDEDVGDAIVQGVEQAVQKRDILDDKKRYAAYVAMHTLCMSRGGKFKRDDKKNIADFFGVGVWNIQRIWKKAMEQIAEGLDVDVSGQRKGNCGRKPKDINLEQIPTIPLNRRSTIRSLAWQLGCSPTTLHRKFMLKLIKRHTNCLKPALNEKNKKDRMKFCLSMLDETTTQTERPKFKTMHNIIHIDEKWFYMTKRKRNYYLLYGEEEPTRTLQNGSCIGKVMFLTAIARPRWDNEGNVTFSGKLGIWPFVKEVPAQRRSDNRPRGTLETKSIKVNRQVMREFMIENLLPAIQASWPENDAGQTIYIQQDNAKPHILPNDPEFLAAVERTGLDIRLIQQPANSPDLNGLDLGFFSSLQSLTDCLSPRTLQDLIKGVLDEFENYDVYKLNRVFLSLQACMIEILNHAGGNGYKIPHANKERLENFGMLPPRLTCPQEVYANALHNLGIMERVAC encoded by the exons ATGGATCTCCCAGACCTCAACTACACCCCACCTGCAGAAGATGAAGATGAAATGGACGAAGATGTAAGAGATGAGATGGACGAAGATGTAGGAGATGCAATTGTTCAAG GTGTTGAGCAAGCAGTTCAGAAAAGGGATATCCTAGATGACAAGAAAAGATATGCTGCTTATGTTGCAATGCATACATTGTGCATGAGTAGAGGGGGAAAGTTTAAGAGAGATGACAAGAAAAATATTGCTGATTTCTTTGGAGTGGGTGTCTGGAATAtacaaaggatttggaagaaagcGATGGAGCAAATTGCTGAAGGTCTAGACGTAGATGTTTCAGGTCAGAGGAAAGGAAATTGTGGAAGAAAGCCGAAAGACATCAATCTAGAGCAAATCCCTACCATCCCACTAAACAGGAGGTCTACTATCAGGTCACTTGCCTGGCAACTCGGGTGCAGCCCTACGACACTCCACCGGAAGTTCATGCTCAAGTTGATAAAGAGGCATACAAATTGTTTGAAGCCAGCTCTAAATGAAAAGAACAAGAAGGATAGAATGAAATTTTGCTTGTCAATGCTCGATGAGACAACAACACAAACTGAAAGGCCAAAATTCAAGACCATGCACAACATTATTCATATCGATGAGAAATGGTTCTATATGACCAAGAGAAAAAGGAACTATTATCTGTTGTATGGGGAGGAAGAGCCTACAAGAACTCTGCAAAACGGCAGTTGTATTGGAAAGGTTATGTTCTTGACAGCGATTGCTAGGCCGAGGTGGGATAATGAAGGAAATGTGACCTTCTCTGGAAAACTTGGAATTTGGCCGTTTGTGAAAGAAGTTCCGGCTCAAAGGAGAAGCGACAACAGGCCCAGAGGAACATTGGAGACAAAGTCAATAAAAGTCAACAGGCAAGTAATGAGAGAGTTCATGATAGAGAACCTGCTGCCAGCAATACAAGCATCTTGGCCTGAGAATGATGCTGGGCAAACCATCTATATACAGCAAGACAACGCTAAGCCTCATATCTTGCCTAATGACCCAGAATTTTTAGCAGCCGTGGAAAGAACTGGACTCGATATCAGACTAATCCAACAACCTGCCAATAGCCCTGATCTGAATGGCCTTGACCTTGGGTTCTTCAGCTCGTTGCAATCTCTAACAGATTGTTTAAGCCCTAGAACGCTTCAGGATCTTATCAAGGGTGTGCTAGATGAATTTGAAAACTATGATGTTTACAAGCTGAACAGAGTTTTCCTATCTCTACAAGCTTGCATGATTGAAATCTTGAACCATGCAGGGGGCAATGGGTATAAAATACCCCATGCAAACAAGGAAAGGCTAGAGAACTTTGGGATGCTACCTCCAAGACTTACATGCCCTCAAGAGGTATATGCAAATGCCCTGCACAATCTTGGGATAATGGAGAGAGTTGCTTGTTGA